From one Portunus trituberculatus isolate SZX2019 chromosome 8, ASM1759143v1, whole genome shotgun sequence genomic stretch:
- the LOC123499411 gene encoding uncharacterized protein LOC123499411, translating to MQLLFPAVLLLLLLLNAAPQAARAEVIPDNIAMPQEHAHRFILPAPGLRRRPQPPTHPRPPSPNPLSSNHLGTPGDSVLPQGPGEGVARLVGLDVACNPDYMTVNLAFDSVFSGIVYAKGHYSETECVYLHPGAGVGVAGRGVEFVVGAGRCGAQLVEPRDAAPYLETVLVIQNQPGIQEVWDSARGVRCVFEAGLGARSMGSRRVSAALNVDLMEQKMVTFSAHTTASANLDVQVGRGPFARSAAGMVRIGELMTMVVGVEGPDNTDIQVRECVARDGSGRSSYALTDKDGCVLGSRRKVLGPWQKTRNTGKGEMPVMAFSHFQAFKFPDENDVYLECEVDLCVEECAVCPQGEPSRRRRATVQREEEDQEEGSEEGGRRSNSVGGRSERNGTVTTEGVKLARRLQVISPEDFSIVKDTPITLVSKGADEARPTAGGGDGSICFTSWGFAACLVAVVVVLVVGSSVTALVCVKVRTIPSTASTFPPDSSFHAFSTVSGKTG from the exons ATGCAGCTGCTGTTCCCTgctgttctgctgctgctgctgctgttaaacGCGGCTCCccag GCGGCGCGGGCAGAGGTGATTCCGGATAACATTGCCATGCCCCAAGAACACGCCCATAGGTTCATCCTGCCCGCCCCTGGCCTGAGGCGCCGCCCacagccacccacacacccccGCCCACCCTCTCCCAAcccactctcttcaaatcacctag GAACCCCCGGGGACAGCGTGCTACCCCAGGGACCCGGCGAGGGCGTGGCCAGGCTGGTGGGTTTGGACGTGGCTTGCAACCCCGATTATATGACCGTTAATCTCGCGTTCGATTCTGTGTTTAGCGGAATTGTTTACGCTaag ggtCATTACAGCGAGACGGAGTGCGTGTACCTCCACCCCGGGGCAGGcgtgggcgtggcggggcgtGGCGTGGAGTTCGTGGTGGGGGCGGGGCGGTGCGGGGCCCAGCTGGTGGAGCCCCGGGACGCGGCTCCTTACCTCGAGACTGTCCTTGTTATCCAGAACCAGCCAGGCATtcaggag GTGTGGGACAGTGCACGGGGCGTCAGGTGTGTATTTGAGGCAGGTTTGGGCGCGAGGAGCATGGGAAGTCGACGGGTGAGCGCTGCATTGAACGTCGACTTGATGGAGCAGAAGATGGTGACGTTTTCGGCGCACACTACAGCTTCGGCTAATTTGGATGTCCAG gTGGGTCGTGGTCCCTTCGCCCGGAGCGCCGCTGGGATGGTGCGTATAGGTGAGCTGATGACGATGGTAGTGGGTGTGGAGGGCCCTGATAACACCGACATCCAGGTGCGGGAGTGTGTGGCCAGGGACGGGTCAGGGCGCTCCTCTTACGCCCTCACTGATAAG GACGGGTGTGTGCTGGGGAGTCGCAGGAAGGTGCTGGGGCCGTGGCAGAAGACCAGGAACacggggaagggagagatgccCGTCATGGCGTTCTCTCATTTCCAG gccttcAAGTTTCCAGATGAGAATGACGTCTATTTGGAATGTGAGGTGGACCTGTGCGTGGAGGAATGTGCTGTTTGTCCACAAGGAGAG CCATCCAGGAGAAGAAGAGCGACGgtgcagagggaggaggaagaccaggaggagggaagtgaggaaggaggaaggaggagtaatAGCGTAGGAGGGCGTAGCGAGCGGAACGGAACGGTGACAACAGAAGGAGTGAAGTTAGCGAGAAGGTTGCAGGTTATATCCCCAGAGGACTTCTCGATCGTTAAGGACACCCCCATCACCCTCGTCAGTA AAGGCGCAGACGAGGCCCGCCCTACTGCAGGAGGCGGCGACGGGTCCATCTGCTTCACTTCCTGGGGCTTCGCGGCGtgtctggtggcggtggtggtggtgctggtggtgggctCCTCCGTGACCGCCCTCGTGTGTGTCAAAGTCCGCACTATCCCCTCCACGGCCTCCACCTTCCCCCCCGACTCCTCCTTCcacgccttcagtactgtgtCGGGCAAGACtggctga